One Helianthus annuus cultivar XRQ/B chromosome 12, HanXRQr2.0-SUNRISE, whole genome shotgun sequence genomic region harbors:
- the LOC110892819 gene encoding uncharacterized protein LOC110892819, translating to MSGLMRTTSRSESENHFFCQVANSQLTLVEFFNHFDGAMDIQRFNHRKNDHISRNTVPDNFSESTLEDDAMKIYTRSIFADQQAELQGTLSECLPMETKIEEPFLKISMKDWKAHGDGLLEVCFKKGEDVIALCTCRRFEQYGLLCKHIYFVFKMFKVKEIPNKCVMRRWTKDVVPNDLNNTFDITVDGDDAHKKAKEVAYEIMQTGEYLIGNLIKDFDHLLIVRDRMREMKEMVDELRITKPIDPKFDRYSRLIGYEKPNTDDPPTVRVPTGIRNKGRGSHKRIKSKKEKIISLKGKRGRTCSHCNIKGHDIRTCKVLKGEATAADKVANKEGRKRRAIRLEKDPNLVDEEDEEVETGDEEEFEESDEAEDSDFECEDE from the exons ATGTCTGGGCTTATGCGGACCACTTCTAGATCAGAGAGCGAAAACCATTTTTTCTGTCAAGTGGCGAATTCTCAACTTACCCTTGTTGAGTTCTTTAACCATTTTGATGGTGCAATGGACATTCAAAGATTCAACCATCGGAAGAATGACCATATATCTAGAAATACAGTCCCCGATAACTTTTCTGAATCTACTCTAGAGGATGATGCCATGAAAATTTACACCAGGTCAATTTTTGCTGATCAACAGGCAGAGTTACAAGGAACACTGTCCGAGTGCCTTCCGATGGAGACTAAAATTGAGGAACCTTTTTTGAAGATAAGTATGAAGGATTGGAAAGCTCACGGCGACGGTTTATTAGAG GTATGTTTCAAGAAGGGGGAGGATGTAATTGCATTATGCACTTGTCGCAGGTTTGAACAATATGGATTGTTGTGCAAGCATATATATTTCGTGTTCAAGATGTTCAAAGTGAAGGAAATTCCCAACAAGTGTGTAATGAGAAGATGGACTAAAGATGTGGTACCGAATGATCTTaataatacatttgatattactgTTGACGGTGATGATGCGCATAAAAAGGCCAAAGAGGTTGCGTATGAGATTATGCAGACTGGAGAGTATCTTATTGGTAACCTGATCAAAGATTTCGATCATCTACTTATAGTCAGGGATCGGATGAGAGAGATGAAAGAAATGGTTGATGAActtcgcataaccaagcccatcGACCCTAAGTTTGATAGATATTCAAGGTTAATTGGTTACGAGAAACCAAACACTGACGATCCACCTACAGTCCGTGTGCCAACTGGTATTAGAAACAAAGGACGCGGTTCACATAAGCGCATTAAATCAAAAAAAGAGAAAATTATTAGTCTAAAAGGCAAGAGAGGTCGGACATGCAGTcactgcaatatcaaaggtcatgACATTCGAACTTGCAAGGTGTTAAAGGGTGAAGCTACTGCTGCTGATAAGGTTGCCAATAAGGAGGGGAGGAAAAGAAGAGCAATTCGGTTAGAGAAGGATCCTAATTTAGTTGATGAAGAGGACGAGGAGGTTGAAACTGGTGACGAAGAGGAGTTTGAGGAGTCCGACGAAGCAGAAGATAGTGATTTTGAATGCGAAGACGAGTAG
- the LOC110892816 gene encoding protein FAR1-RELATED SEQUENCE 5-like yields the protein MSTFGLENHEWLKDMYDLRFDWIPAYYHGEDLAGLMRTTSRCESENYFFGQICNPRCTLVEFFTHFETAMDIQRHEHRRNDHDTRYIECKPWNDFVLEKQASEIYTQTIFKDIQIEIDAAITKCMSKSVDTVGDVQYFEIKDFRQPCTSFFKVQYSKEEDGLSINCSCKRFEQFGILCRHIFYVLRYEDISEFPRRYVHRRWTRDVVSMGSNHSNIRFDEIGRNSEIDKVYREIVVANEYVVNRLVGDLDELCRYRLTGIILKVILIKRMRLWLLRRLLLAKKDLLILEGT from the exons ATGTCTACTTTTGGATTGGAAAATCATGAGTGGTTAAAAGACATGTACGATCTTCGATTTGATTGGATTCCTGCTTATTACCATGGAGAGGATTTGGCTGGGCTTATGCGTACTACGTCAAGATGTGAAAGCGAGAATTACTTCTTTGGTCAGATTTGCAATCCAAGATGTACACTTGTTGAATTTTTCACTCATTTTGAGACTGCAATGGATATTCAAAGGCATGAGCATAGGAGGAATGATCATGATACAAGGTATATTGAGTGTAAACCGTGGAATGACTTTGTATTGGAGAAACAAGCATCAGAAATATACACCCAAACAATTTTTAAGGATATTCAAATTGAAATTGATGCTGCTATTACAAAGTgtatgtcaaagtctgttgataCTGTGGGTGATGTTCAATATTTTGAAATAAAGGATTTCAGACAGCCATGCACATCTTTTTTCAAg GTGCAATACAGCAAAGAAGAAGATGGTTTAAGTATAAATTGTTCTTGCAAACGGTTTGAACAATTTGGTATATTGTGCCGCCATATATTTTACGTATTACGGTATGAGGATATTAGTGAGTTTCCTAGAAGATATGTTCATAGAAGATGGACGAGAGATGTCGTTTCAATGGGATCAAATCATTCCAATATTCGATTTGATGAAATTGGTAGGAATAGTGAGATTGATAAAGTTTATAGAGAGATTGTTGTTGCAAATGAGTACGTGGTTAATAGGCTGGTTGGCGATTTAGATGAACTGTGTCGTTACAGACTTACAGGGAtcatattaaaagttatattgaTAAAGCGGATGAGGTTATGGTTGTTGCGCCGCCTCCTACTTGCAAAGAAAGATTTGCTGATATTGGAGGGAACATAG
- the LOC110892817 gene encoding protein FAR1-RELATED SEQUENCE 5-like encodes MEFSSIEQAYVFYQTYAKKAGFSARKGGEHHVGGIIKSKYFVCSKEGHKPQVFDENYSKLSKPYKRRNRPTIRTGCKAQIKLCSTDGVLFKVDKFVQSHNHSFVCPKDMHLLPAYRHLSETQEEMIWELGTLNLGPVKAFNIMRKRYGGFENVGATKDDCKNFRARIHSYIGQYDADMVINRLTDKKQFMVDYSFFHSVDENKRLTGLFWADGLCKRNYAEFGDVISFDATFKTNKLVITSSCYFFYNHLVFLFIF; translated from the coding sequence ATGGAGTTCTCTTCCATAGAACAAGCATATGTTTTTTATCAGACAtatgccaagaaggcagggtTCTCCGCTCGAAAAGGAGGTGAACATCATGTTGGTGGTATTATCAAGTCTAAATATTTTGTGTGTTCAAAAGAGGGGCATAAACCACAGGTATTTGATGAGAATTATTCGAAGTTGTCTAAGCCATATAAACGTAGGAACAGACCGACTATTCGAACCGGCTGTAAAGCACAAATTAAGCTTTGTTCGACGGATGGGGTGTTGTTTAAGGTTGATAAGTTTGTTCAATCTCATAATCATTCATTCGTGTGCCCCAAAGATATGCACTTATTACCAGCTTATAGACATCTGTCTGAGACACAAGAAGAGATGATATGGGAGCTTGGTACATTGAATCTTGGGCCAGTGAAAGCCTTTAATATAATGAGAAAAAGATACGGAGGGTTTGAAAATGTAGGCGCAACTAAAGACGATTGCAAGAATTTTAGAGCTAGGATACATAGCTACATCGGacagtatgatgcagatatggttATCAATAGGTTGACCGATAAAAAGCAGTTTATGGTTGATTATTCATTCTTTCATTCGGTCGATGAAAACAAACGATTAACCGGCCTGTTTTGGGCCGATGGCTTGTGCAAACGTAATTATGCTGAGTTTGGAGATGTCATATCGTTTGATGCTACATTTAAAACCAACAAGTTAGTCATCACTTCAAgctgttattttttttataatcatcttgtttttttattcattttttga
- the LOC110892820 gene encoding uncharacterized protein LOC110892820 → MDQPVNLAECSQQQAHKQNTITDAYDKEKPPTTSADEPDEVTEAEMQSVETLLKLAPILQTSSASNQKTPVSANTNKTDDERHTHLVRTRINMIREKNEKRMAELGDAYRSPYCNRVTNLYEPLLGRDQTIICYLLAPVGDIGTLIYKSDSGVETLKIIFETFHPSQYISYGGMDTFVDVLNFEEKNRDKKSSPYRLFLPTTILQDEMFEPKITDSDRLKVFGPSVDDILCKYQVKKVDKVDLIFIPVLLSDHYWCLCFNMKNGDIELIDNSRYAESFSKRYRGRPEKLRRVLILYLKGKIGQKEWITKLEKAKIIRKEMDWRTLQNGCDCGVFTMRHMETYKGKSPWDAGFKTEEQKKMQDSQLRFLRYRYLSKIVLSDYNLIRKEVYDKATDFMKNSIPVDALHDLDSKISNRLDQFFNLKKGKQNEKS, encoded by the exons ATGGACCAACCTGTAAATTTGGCAGAGTGCAGTCAGCAACAAGCACATAAACAGAATACAATAACCGACGCCTATGATAAAGAAAAGCCTCCGACAACATCAGCTGATGAACCTGATGAAGTGACCGAAGCAGAAATGCAGTCGGTTGAGACACTTTTAAAATTGGCTCCGATCCTACAAACATCAAGTGCAAGTAATCAAAAGACTCCTGTGTCAGCGAACACAAATAAAACGGATGACGAGAGGCATACACACCTAGTGAGAACGCGTATCAACATGATCAGGGAAAAGAACGAAAAGCGGATGGCAGAACTAGGTGACGCATACAGATCACCTTACTGCAACAGGGTAACCAACTTATATGAGCCACTTTTGGGACGTGACCAAACAATCATCTGTTATCTCTTAGCTCCGGTGGGAGATATTGG GACATTGATATACAAGTCTGACAGTGGAGTCGAAACGctaaaaatcatatttgaaaCCTTCCACCCATCGCAATACATATCATATGGTGGAATGGACACATTTGTAGATGTTTTAAACTTTGAAGAGAAAAACAGGGACAAAAAATCATCACCCTACAGGCTGTTCTTGCCAACTACAATATTG CAAGACGAAATGTTTGAGCCAAAAATCACAGATAGTGATCGATTGAAAGTATTCGGACCAAGCGTAGACGATATATTGTGTAAGTATCAGGTGAAGAAAGTTGACAAAGTTGATCTCATCTTCATTCCAGTACTACTTTCTGATCATTACTGGTGCCTATGCTTTAACATGAAAAATGGAGATATCGAGTTAATAGATAACTCTAGGTATGCCGAATCGTTTAGCAAACGCTACCGTGGACGCCCCGAAAAGCTG CGGAGAGTTCTAATACTATACCTAAAAGGCAAAATTGGACAAAAAGAGTGGATAACAAAGTTGGAAAAAGCAAAAATAATTCGAAAGGAAATGGATTGGAGAACTCTTCAAAACGGTTGTGACTGTGGTGTCTTCACTATGAGACATATGGAGACATACAAGGGCAAATCTCCATGGGATGCAGGGTTTAAAACGGAAGAACAAAAGAAGATGCAAGATTCACAACTACGGTTTTTGCGGTACAGATATCTTAGTAAGATTGTATTGTCCGACTACAATCTTATAAGGAAAGAGGTATACGACAAAGCTACGGACTTTATGAAGAATTCGATCCCCGTAGATGCTTTGCACGATCTAGACAGCAAAATAAGTAACAGATTGGATCAGTTCTTCAACCTCAAAAAGGGGAAACAAAATGAAAAGTCGTAG